In Saccharothrix syringae, the following are encoded in one genomic region:
- a CDS encoding VIT domain-containing protein: MSTTIDVIETPGATTLPAEPAEDAGLGCLRTERGNLPLEAVDVHATITGLASRTTLTQVFRNPHAEPLEATYVFPLPARAAVTGLRVEADGRVVEGVLKERGEARADYDQAISGGKRAAIAEEERPGVFTTRVGNLVPGEQVTVRLTLVGVLAYEDDAAEYRLPLVVAPRYIPGTPLAGGQVGDGVAQDTDAVPDASRISPPVLLPGFPDPVRLSVVVDVEPAGLPVARPASSLHATVTEETATGFRVRVEPGARVDRDFLLRLRFADAGAVRTSLAVRPDEEGTGGTFALTVLPPEPTGPVRGRDVVLVLDRSGSMGGWKVVAARRAASRVVDSLTTGDRFAVLAFDDRLDSPDTLPAGLVEATDRNRYRAVEFLAGLGARGSTEMLAPLRRAAELLGANGERERVLVLVTDGQVGDEDRLLREVATGLAGVRVHTVGIDRAVNAAFLQRLAGSTGRCELVESEDRLDEAMRHIHHRIGAPVLTGLAVHAAGLAITEQTLAPTPLPDLFTGAPVLITGRYAGEPTGEVEITGDNGWRHRLPATPSDNVGLAALWARARVRDLEDRYVVGAGNPTDLERRIVDTSLRFGVLSRFTAFVAVDERVVNESGTVRRVTQPVELPDGWVHQAPDTAFGGSYAPAPAAAGFAGAMPAAAMPFAAPPAGAPAPAPRMRKLSAARSPELGRTGMPQRLGDGVGRRGGQAPNAPAPAGGGGGRGGQVPNAPAPSVGLPQVPGVVGRPQAPKPDVAPPTPDLAAFLSTELAGLRATRTPEAQVPLLVHLHEAITRHLSAWEAAGAPAETVRRLTELAAELAGPATVEQRFQRAVEILAELTEPRRRKPFWKR, from the coding sequence ATGAGCACCACCATCGACGTCATCGAGACCCCCGGGGCCACGACCCTGCCCGCCGAACCGGCCGAAGACGCCGGGCTCGGCTGCCTGCGCACCGAGCGCGGCAACCTGCCGCTCGAAGCGGTCGACGTGCACGCCACCATCACCGGGCTGGCCTCGCGCACCACCCTCACCCAGGTGTTCCGCAACCCGCACGCCGAACCGCTCGAAGCGACCTACGTCTTCCCGCTGCCGGCCCGCGCCGCCGTGACCGGGTTGCGCGTCGAGGCCGACGGGCGCGTGGTGGAGGGCGTCCTCAAGGAGCGCGGCGAGGCCAGGGCCGACTACGACCAGGCCATCTCGGGCGGCAAGCGCGCCGCCATCGCCGAGGAGGAGCGGCCCGGCGTGTTCACCACCCGGGTCGGCAACCTCGTGCCCGGCGAGCAGGTCACCGTGCGGCTGACCCTGGTCGGTGTCCTCGCCTACGAGGACGACGCCGCCGAGTACCGCCTCCCGCTGGTCGTGGCGCCCCGCTACATCCCCGGCACCCCGCTGGCGGGCGGCCAGGTCGGCGACGGCGTCGCCCAGGACACCGACGCGGTGCCCGACGCCTCCCGGATCAGCCCGCCGGTGCTGCTGCCCGGCTTCCCCGACCCGGTGCGGCTGTCCGTGGTGGTGGACGTGGAGCCGGCCGGGCTGCCGGTCGCGCGACCGGCGTCGAGCCTGCACGCCACCGTCACCGAGGAGACCGCCACCGGGTTCCGGGTCCGGGTCGAGCCGGGGGCGCGCGTGGACCGGGACTTCCTGCTGCGCCTGCGGTTCGCCGACGCGGGCGCGGTGCGCACGTCGCTGGCCGTCCGCCCGGACGAGGAGGGCACCGGCGGCACGTTCGCGCTGACCGTGCTGCCGCCGGAGCCCACCGGTCCGGTGCGCGGCCGGGACGTGGTGCTCGTGCTGGACAGATCGGGTTCCATGGGCGGCTGGAAGGTCGTCGCCGCCCGGCGCGCGGCGAGCCGCGTGGTCGACTCGCTCACCACCGGCGACCGCTTCGCCGTGCTGGCGTTCGACGACCGGCTCGACAGCCCGGACACCCTGCCCGCCGGCCTGGTCGAGGCGACCGACCGCAACCGCTACCGCGCGGTGGAGTTCCTGGCCGGCCTGGGCGCACGCGGCAGCACCGAGATGCTGGCCCCGCTGCGGCGCGCGGCCGAACTGCTCGGCGCGAACGGCGAGCGGGAGCGCGTGCTGGTGCTCGTGACGGACGGCCAGGTCGGCGACGAGGACCGGTTGCTGCGCGAGGTCGCCACCGGCCTGGCCGGCGTGCGCGTGCACACCGTCGGCATCGACCGAGCCGTCAACGCCGCGTTCCTGCAGCGCCTGGCCGGCTCCACCGGCCGCTGCGAGCTGGTCGAGTCGGAGGACCGCCTGGACGAGGCCATGCGGCACATCCACCACCGCATCGGCGCACCCGTGCTGACCGGCCTGGCAGTGCACGCGGCCGGCCTGGCCATCACCGAGCAGACACTGGCACCCACCCCGCTGCCGGACCTGTTCACCGGCGCCCCGGTGCTCATCACCGGCCGCTATGCGGGCGAGCCGACCGGCGAAGTCGAGATCACCGGCGACAACGGCTGGCGCCACCGCCTGCCCGCCACCCCCAGCGACAACGTGGGCCTGGCCGCCCTCTGGGCCCGGGCCCGAGTGCGGGACCTGGAGGACCGGTACGTCGTGGGCGCGGGCAACCCGACCGACCTGGAACGGCGGATCGTGGACACGTCCCTGCGATTCGGCGTGCTCTCCAGGTTCACCGCGTTCGTGGCGGTGGACGAGCGGGTGGTCAACGAGTCCGGCACCGTGCGCCGGGTGACGCAACCGGTGGAGCTACCGGACGGATGGGTGCACCAGGCACCCGACACGGCGTTCGGCGGGTCCTACGCCCCCGCACCCGCGGCCGCCGGTTTCGCCGGCGCGATGCCCGCCGCGGCCATGCCCTTCGCGGCTCCCCCGGCAGGTGCGCCCGCCCCGGCGCCCCGGATGAGGAAGCTGAGCGCCGCGCGGTCGCCCGAACTGGGCCGCACCGGCATGCCGCAACGCCTCGGCGACGGTGTCGGACGCCGGGGCGGCCAAGCCCCGAACGCACCCGCTCCGGCCGGCGGTGGCGGAGGGCGAGGGGGTCAGGTGCCGAACGCGCCTGCCCCGAGCGTCGGACTGCCGCAGGTCCCCGGTGTGGTCGGACGACCTCAAGCACCCAAGCCGGACGTCGCACCGCCGACCCCGGACCTGGCCGCGTTCCTGTCCACCGAACTCGCCGGCCTGCGCGCCACCCGCACCCCTGAGGCGCAGGTGCCCTTGCTGGTCCACCTGCACGAGGCGATCACCCGGCACCTGTCGGCGTGGGAGGCGGCCGGCGCACCGGCGGAGACCGTCCGCCGACTCACCGAGCTGGCCGCCGAACTGGCCGGTCCGGCAACGGTCGAACAGCGCTTCCAGCGGGCGGTCGAGATCTTGGCGGAGCTGACCGAACCGCGTCGCCGCAAGCCTTTCTGGAAGCGGTGA
- a CDS encoding MerR family transcriptional regulator, giving the protein MSDEELWTIDQLPDRVAALLAEGYGGQRSGRVRELPNGRAIRWYTTIGLVDRPAAHRGRTALYGWRHLLQVVAVKKLQAAGRTLAEIQGLVVGASDARLAELAELEVGNGRGLALEIGTGGGAGVGAGVGAEGGVAAAAPAVPPVVPSAVPPAPPRSAGFWRDRPAVDAGAAGDAAGDAGAAADAGTDAAPTASAPASPAAAPAPAPAPASPAAASAPAASAPPAPAPPAPAPPAPAPVVVPGLRLAPGVTLLLHDATRTPDPADLTAIAAAAAPLLDLLARTGLAPTTGEDNG; this is encoded by the coding sequence GTGAGCGACGAGGAGCTGTGGACGATCGACCAGCTCCCGGATCGGGTCGCGGCACTGTTGGCCGAGGGGTATGGCGGGCAGCGGAGCGGCCGGGTGCGGGAGCTGCCCAACGGCCGTGCGATCCGCTGGTACACGACCATCGGGCTGGTGGACCGGCCGGCGGCGCACCGGGGGCGGACCGCGCTGTACGGGTGGCGGCACCTGCTGCAGGTCGTGGCGGTGAAGAAGCTGCAGGCGGCCGGGCGGACGTTGGCCGAGATCCAGGGGTTGGTGGTCGGGGCGTCCGACGCGCGGCTGGCCGAGCTGGCCGAGCTGGAGGTGGGGAACGGGCGCGGGTTGGCGCTGGAGATCGGGACCGGGGGTGGTGCCGGGGTCGGTGCCGGGGTCGGTGCGGAAGGCGGTGTGGCCGCGGCGGCACCTGCTGTGCCGCCCGTTGTGCCCTCTGCCGTGCCGCCTGCTCCACCGCGGAGTGCGGGCTTCTGGCGCGACCGGCCCGCCGTTGACGCCGGCGCTGCTGGTGACGCTGCTGGTGACGCAGGTGCGGCTGCTGACGCCGGTACTGATGCCGCGCCTACCGCATCCGCACCCGCCTCGCCCGCCGCCGCCCCCGCCCCCGCCCCCGCACCCGCCTCGCCTGCCGCCGCCTCCGCACCTGCCGCCTCCGCACCTCCTGCCCCCGCACCTCCTGCCCCCGCACCCCCTGCTCCCGCACCGGTGGTCGTCCCGGGCCTGCGCCTCGCCCCCGGCGTCACCCTCCTGCTCCACGACGCCACCCGCACCCCCGACCCCGCCGACCTGACCGCCATCGCCGCCGCCGCGGCACCGCTGCTCGACCTGCTCGCCCGCACGGGTCTGGCCCCGACCACTGGAGAGGACAACGGATGA
- a CDS encoding LacI family DNA-binding transcriptional regulator, which translates to MVHRVTLEDVARAAGVSAATASRALSGRGPASPATRSRVGSAARDLGYVPNAAARALATRGGPRVAVAVGGVTADVLADQYVGRVVAAAAGVAGAHEAGVSLHWLPLDDPGALARLGENRAIGAVLVVNPTQELLAAAPRSLRGRVAAIGVGTREVAAFDVDNAGGTARVVEHLLGGGRRRVAMVSGVGWLPCVQRAVGAYARVVEEAGCPVRVVPGDFSAVRGEEAAVEIMRRWPDTDAVYALGDLSALGVLGALRRAGVDVPGDVAVAGFDDLPVASLGALTTSTNPVEEIAAGAVSAVLEGRARRPVELFPSVLVVRETG; encoded by the coding sequence GTGGTGCACAGGGTGACGCTGGAGGACGTGGCGCGGGCGGCCGGTGTTTCGGCGGCGACGGCGTCCCGGGCGCTGAGCGGACGGGGTCCCGCCTCGCCCGCCACGCGCTCGCGGGTCGGCTCGGCGGCGCGGGACCTGGGCTACGTGCCCAACGCGGCGGCCCGCGCCCTGGCCACCCGGGGAGGGCCGCGGGTGGCGGTGGCCGTCGGCGGGGTGACCGCGGACGTGCTGGCGGACCAGTACGTGGGGCGCGTGGTCGCGGCGGCGGCCGGGGTGGCGGGCGCGCACGAGGCGGGGGTGTCGCTGCACTGGCTGCCGCTGGACGACCCCGGTGCGCTGGCCCGGTTGGGGGAGAACCGGGCGATCGGGGCGGTCCTGGTGGTCAACCCGACGCAGGAGCTGCTGGCCGCGGCGCCCCGGTCGTTGCGCGGTCGCGTGGCGGCGATCGGGGTGGGGACGCGCGAGGTGGCCGCGTTCGACGTCGACAACGCGGGGGGCACGGCGCGGGTGGTGGAGCACCTGCTCGGTGGTGGCCGGCGGCGGGTGGCGATGGTGTCGGGGGTGGGGTGGTTGCCGTGCGTGCAGCGGGCGGTGGGGGCTTATGCGCGCGTGGTGGAGGAGGCGGGGTGCCCGGTTCGGGTGGTGCCGGGGGATTTCTCGGCGGTGCGGGGCGAGGAGGCGGCGGTCGAGATCATGCGTCGTTGGCCGGACACCGACGCCGTTTACGCGCTGGGTGACCTGAGCGCGCTGGGGGTGTTGGGCGCGCTGCGGCGGGCGGGGGTGGACGTGCCCGGTGACGTGGCGGTGGCGGGGTTCGACGACCTGCCGGTGGCGTCGTTGGGCGCGTTGACCACCAGCACGAACCCGGTGGAGGAGATCGCCGCCGGCGCGGTCTCGGCGGTGCTGGAGGGGCGGGCGCGGCGGCCGGTCGAGCTGTTCCCGTCGGTGCTGGTGGTTCGCGAGACCGGGTGA
- a CDS encoding MFS transporter: protein MTTRTHRTAPAVGVGVVFGLNGLALATWFARVPAAQGALGLGAGALGLVLLAGSAGSTLAMLTAGEVTHRLGPRRTARLATCLVAAGLAVAGTAVGALPSVVGTAVGLFAMGLGSGTCNVAMNVEAADVERALGRAVMPRFHGAWSLGTVVAAALAALVTWAGLPVTAHLVAVAAAVLVGTLAATRRFRDRDAEAARTGSGVTAAWREPRTLLIGLLVLVLAFTEGTANDWLAVAFVDGHGFDPAGGAAVFAVFVTTMTLGRVVGTTALDRWGRVPVVLACMLLAITGVALAVLAGSPAVAAAGVALWGLGTSLGFPVGMSAAADDPARAAARLSVVALIGYTAFLTGPPLVGLLGDRVGVLRALLVVPVLLVPALALVPVLSRSADRAPR from the coding sequence ATGACCACCCGGACCCACCGGACCGCACCCGCCGTCGGCGTGGGCGTCGTCTTCGGCCTCAACGGCCTGGCGCTCGCCACCTGGTTCGCCCGCGTGCCCGCCGCCCAGGGCGCCCTGGGCCTCGGCGCGGGCGCGCTCGGCCTGGTCCTGCTCGCCGGGTCGGCGGGCTCCACCCTGGCCATGCTGACCGCCGGCGAGGTCACCCACCGGCTCGGTCCGCGCCGGACGGCGCGCCTGGCCACCTGCTTGGTCGCCGCCGGCCTCGCCGTCGCGGGCACTGCCGTCGGCGCGCTGCCCTCGGTGGTCGGCACCGCGGTCGGCCTGTTCGCCATGGGCCTGGGGTCGGGCACCTGCAACGTGGCGATGAACGTGGAGGCGGCCGACGTCGAGCGGGCGCTGGGCCGGGCGGTCATGCCCCGCTTCCACGGCGCGTGGAGCCTGGGCACGGTCGTCGCGGCGGCGCTGGCCGCGCTCGTGACCTGGGCCGGGCTGCCGGTCACCGCGCACCTGGTGGCCGTGGCCGCGGCGGTGCTGGTCGGCACGCTGGCGGCGACCCGGCGGTTCCGGGACCGCGACGCGGAGGCCGCCCGGACCGGCAGCGGTGTCACCGCGGCCTGGCGGGAGCCGCGCACGCTGCTGATCGGGCTGCTGGTGCTGGTGCTGGCGTTCACCGAGGGCACCGCCAACGACTGGCTGGCCGTGGCGTTCGTCGACGGGCACGGGTTCGACCCGGCCGGTGGCGCGGCGGTGTTCGCGGTCTTCGTGACCACCATGACGCTCGGCCGCGTGGTCGGCACGACCGCCCTGGACCGCTGGGGCCGGGTGCCGGTCGTGCTGGCCTGCATGCTGCTCGCGATCACCGGGGTGGCGCTCGCGGTGCTCGCCGGGTCGCCCGCGGTGGCCGCGGCCGGGGTGGCGCTGTGGGGCCTGGGCACGTCGCTGGGCTTCCCGGTGGGCATGAGCGCCGCCGCGGACGACCCGGCCCGCGCCGCGGCCCGGCTGAGCGTGGTGGCGCTCATCGGGTACACCGCGTTCCTGACCGGCCCGCCGCTGGTCGGCCTGCTGGGCGACCGGGTCGGCGTGCTGCGCGCCCTGCTGGTCGTGCCGGTGCTGCTGGTTCCCGCGCTCGCCCTGGTGCCGGTGCTCTCCCGAAGTGCGGACCGCGCACCCCGGTGA
- the fdh gene encoding formate dehydrogenase, with the protein MGPRRWLSSWSVFRQLTGSDPLGRGEAARSRRSAELAARTAGADRVAKSVCPFCAVGCGQRVYVADDRVLHVEGDPDSPISRGRLCPKGSASTQLVTGPQRAQKVLYRPPYGTEWQELELDRALDMVVDRVLDARDKGWQDVDEHGRRVRRTLGFASLGGATLDNEENYLIKKLFTALGALQIENQARIUHSATVPGLGASFGRGGATDYQQDLINSDVIVIMGSNMAEAHPVGFQWVMEAKERGAKVLHVDPRFTRTSAHADVHVPLRAGSDIAFLGGVVNHILANDLDFREYVVAYTNASFLVSEDYRDTEDLDGLFSGYDPETASYDPSSWQYETVDKEQSAEQHDGPSGAKERSTPYQHGSGGPKVEGGSGRIAADPTLQHPRCVYQVLKRHFSRYTPEVVARVCGVSEELFRAVCEAWTANSGRERTGALVYSVGWTQHTTGAQCIRAGSIIQLLLGNIGRPGGGVFALRGHASIQGSTDIPTLFNLLPGYLPMPTPEHTDLATYVDDVRADKQKGFWRNADTYMVSLLKEYWGDKATADNDYCFDHLPRITGDHGTYRTVMDMVDGKVSGYFLLGQNPAVGSAHGRLQRLGMANLDWLVVRDLTMIESASFWKDSPEVETGEIAPERCRTEVFFLPAASHVEKEGTFTQTQRMLQWREKAVEPQGDQRSELWFFYHLGRLLKERLAGSTAERDRPVQDLWWDYAVVGDEPQADDVLRRINGVDLTTGRAVNGYPELKADGTTAAGCWIYSGVYADDVNQAARRKPGQEQNLYATEWGWAWPMNRRVLYNRASADPEGRPWSERKALVWWDAERGEWTGHDVPDFERTKPPDHVPPPGAVGPAALHGDDPFIMQADGKGWLFAPSGLADGPLPAHYEPHESPVRNPVYGQQGNPTRKVYGRSDNPSNPAPPEPHVEVFPYVLTTARLTEHHTAGGMSRTVPHLAELQPELFVEVSPELARERGLEHLGWAHVVTSRAAVEARVVVTDRMRSLPVDDRRVHQVWLPYHWGATGLVTGDSPNDLFGVVVDPNVFIQESKVATCDVRPGRRPRGPALLEYLEGYRRRAGITTETGTHVRTAGRAHTEEEQ; encoded by the coding sequence ATGGGACCGAGGCGGTGGCTGTCCTCGTGGTCGGTGTTCCGGCAGCTCACCGGGTCCGACCCGCTGGGCCGTGGCGAGGCCGCCCGGTCGCGCCGCTCGGCCGAGCTGGCCGCCCGCACCGCCGGGGCCGACCGCGTCGCCAAGTCCGTCTGCCCGTTCTGCGCGGTGGGCTGCGGGCAGCGCGTCTACGTCGCCGACGACCGGGTGCTCCACGTCGAGGGCGACCCGGACAGCCCGATCTCCCGCGGCCGGCTGTGCCCCAAGGGCTCGGCCAGCACCCAGCTCGTCACCGGTCCCCAGCGCGCCCAAAAGGTGCTCTACCGGCCGCCCTACGGCACCGAGTGGCAGGAGCTGGAGCTCGACCGGGCCCTGGACATGGTGGTGGACCGGGTCCTGGACGCCCGCGACAAGGGCTGGCAGGACGTCGACGAGCACGGCCGGCGCGTGCGCCGCACGCTCGGGTTCGCCAGCCTCGGCGGCGCCACCCTGGACAACGAAGAGAACTACCTGATCAAGAAGCTGTTCACCGCGCTGGGCGCCCTCCAGATCGAGAACCAGGCGCGCATTTGACACTCCGCCACGGTTCCCGGTCTGGGAGCCTCCTTCGGTCGCGGCGGCGCGACGGACTACCAGCAGGACCTGATCAACTCCGACGTCATCGTCATCATGGGCTCCAACATGGCCGAGGCCCACCCGGTGGGCTTCCAGTGGGTCATGGAGGCCAAGGAGCGCGGTGCGAAGGTCCTGCACGTCGACCCGCGGTTCACCCGCACCAGCGCGCACGCCGACGTGCACGTGCCGCTGCGCGCGGGCAGCGACATCGCGTTCCTCGGCGGCGTGGTCAACCACATCCTGGCCAACGACCTGGACTTCCGCGAGTACGTGGTCGCCTACACGAACGCGTCCTTCCTCGTCAGCGAGGACTACCGGGACACCGAGGACCTCGACGGGCTGTTCAGCGGCTACGACCCGGAGACCGCGTCCTACGACCCGTCGTCGTGGCAGTACGAGACCGTGGACAAGGAGCAGTCGGCCGAGCAGCACGACGGCCCGTCGGGCGCCAAGGAGCGCTCCACGCCCTACCAGCACGGCAGCGGCGGGCCGAAGGTCGAGGGCGGCAGCGGGCGGATCGCCGCCGACCCGACCTTGCAGCACCCGCGCTGCGTCTACCAGGTCCTCAAGCGGCACTTCAGCCGCTACACGCCCGAGGTCGTGGCCCGGGTCTGCGGCGTGTCCGAGGAGCTGTTCCGGGCGGTGTGCGAGGCGTGGACGGCGAACTCCGGCCGCGAGCGCACCGGCGCGCTGGTCTACAGCGTCGGCTGGACCCAGCACACCACGGGCGCCCAGTGCATCCGCGCGGGCTCGATCATCCAGCTGCTGCTGGGCAACATCGGCCGCCCCGGCGGCGGCGTGTTCGCGCTGCGCGGGCACGCCAGCATCCAGGGCTCGACCGACATCCCGACGCTGTTCAACCTGCTGCCCGGCTACCTGCCGATGCCCACGCCCGAGCACACCGACCTGGCGACCTACGTGGACGACGTGCGCGCGGACAAGCAGAAGGGCTTCTGGCGCAACGCCGACACCTACATGGTCTCGCTGCTCAAGGAGTACTGGGGCGACAAGGCCACCGCGGACAACGACTACTGCTTCGACCACCTGCCCCGCATCACCGGCGACCACGGCACGTACCGCACGGTCATGGACATGGTGGACGGCAAGGTGTCCGGCTACTTCCTGCTGGGCCAGAACCCGGCGGTGGGCTCCGCGCACGGCCGGTTGCAGCGGCTGGGCATGGCCAACCTCGACTGGCTCGTGGTGCGCGACCTGACCATGATCGAGTCGGCGAGCTTCTGGAAGGACTCCCCCGAGGTCGAGACCGGCGAGATCGCGCCCGAGCGGTGCCGCACCGAGGTGTTCTTCCTCCCCGCCGCCTCGCACGTGGAGAAGGAGGGCACGTTCACCCAGACCCAGCGGATGCTCCAGTGGCGGGAGAAGGCCGTGGAGCCGCAGGGCGACCAGCGCTCCGAGCTGTGGTTCTTCTACCACCTGGGCCGCCTGCTCAAAGAGCGGTTGGCGGGCTCCACCGCCGAGCGCGACCGGCCCGTGCAGGACCTGTGGTGGGACTACGCGGTCGTCGGCGACGAGCCGCAGGCCGACGACGTGCTGCGCCGGATCAACGGCGTCGACCTGACCACCGGCCGCGCGGTGAACGGCTACCCCGAACTGAAGGCCGACGGCACCACGGCCGCGGGCTGCTGGATCTACAGCGGCGTCTACGCCGACGACGTCAACCAGGCCGCCCGCCGCAAGCCCGGGCAGGAGCAGAACCTGTACGCCACCGAGTGGGGCTGGGCGTGGCCGATGAACCGCCGGGTGCTCTACAACCGCGCCTCCGCCGACCCGGAGGGGCGCCCGTGGAGCGAGCGCAAGGCCCTGGTGTGGTGGGACGCCGAGCGCGGCGAGTGGACCGGCCACGACGTGCCGGACTTCGAGCGCACCAAGCCGCCGGACCACGTGCCGCCGCCGGGCGCGGTCGGCCCGGCCGCGCTGCACGGCGACGACCCGTTCATCATGCAGGCCGACGGCAAGGGCTGGCTGTTCGCGCCCAGCGGCCTGGCCGACGGGCCGCTGCCGGCGCACTACGAGCCGCACGAGTCGCCGGTGCGCAACCCGGTGTACGGGCAGCAGGGCAACCCGACCCGCAAGGTCTACGGCCGGTCGGACAACCCGTCGAACCCGGCGCCGCCCGAGCCGCACGTCGAGGTGTTCCCGTACGTGCTCACCACGGCGCGGCTCACCGAGCACCACACCGCGGGCGGCATGAGCCGGACCGTGCCGCACCTGGCCGAGCTCCAGCCGGAGCTGTTCGTGGAGGTCTCGCCGGAGCTGGCGCGCGAGCGCGGCCTGGAGCACCTGGGCTGGGCGCACGTGGTCACCAGCCGCGCGGCGGTGGAGGCGCGCGTGGTGGTCACCGACCGGATGCGGTCCCTGCCGGTGGACGACCGCCGGGTGCACCAGGTGTGGCTGCCCTACCACTGGGGCGCCACCGGCCTGGTCACCGGCGACTCGCCCAACGACCTGTTCGGCGTGGTGGTCGACCCGAACGTGTTCATCCAGGAGTCCAAGGTGGCCACCTGCGACGTGCGGCCGGGCCGCCGACCGCGCGGGCCGGCGCTGCTGGAGTACCTGGAGGGCTACCGGCGGCGGGCCGGGATCACCACCGAGACCGGCACGCACGTCCGCACCGCGGGCCGCGCGCACACCGAGGAGGAGCAGTGA
- a CDS encoding 4Fe-4S dicluster domain-containing protein: MNRLSGPLHDVAGEAGHTDHPPRVGFFTDTSVCIGCKACEVACKEWNSVPASDFDLLGMSFDNTGHLGANAWRHVAFVEQQRPAPQDLGMPSFDRPGTRTDPAARTDFRWLMASDVCKHCTHAGCLDVCPTGALFRTEFGTVVVQQDICNGCGYCVSGCPYGVIQRREGDGRAQKCTLCYDRLKVGEEPACAKACPTDSIQFGELDELRERAARRVEQLRERGETGARLYGADPEDGVGGNGAFFLLLDEPEVYGLPPDPVVPTRDLPAMWKRAGVAALAFAAAAVAAFAGGR, from the coding sequence GTGAACAGGCTCTCCGGGCCCCTGCACGACGTGGCGGGCGAGGCCGGGCACACCGACCACCCGCCGCGCGTGGGGTTCTTCACCGACACCTCCGTGTGCATCGGCTGCAAGGCGTGCGAGGTGGCGTGCAAGGAGTGGAACTCCGTGCCCGCCTCCGACTTCGACCTGCTGGGCATGTCCTTCGACAACACCGGGCACCTCGGCGCCAACGCCTGGCGGCACGTGGCGTTCGTCGAGCAGCAGCGACCCGCGCCGCAGGACCTGGGGATGCCCTCGTTCGACCGGCCGGGCACGCGGACCGACCCGGCCGCGCGCACCGACTTCCGCTGGCTGATGGCCTCGGACGTGTGCAAGCACTGCACGCACGCGGGCTGCCTGGACGTGTGCCCGACCGGCGCGCTGTTCCGCACCGAGTTCGGCACGGTCGTGGTGCAGCAGGACATCTGCAACGGCTGCGGCTACTGCGTGTCCGGCTGCCCGTACGGGGTGATCCAGCGCCGCGAGGGCGACGGGCGGGCGCAGAAGTGCACCCTGTGCTACGACCGGCTGAAGGTCGGCGAGGAACCCGCGTGCGCCAAGGCGTGCCCGACCGACTCCATCCAGTTCGGCGAGCTGGACGAGCTGCGCGAGCGCGCCGCCCGGCGGGTCGAGCAGCTGCGGGAGCGCGGCGAGACCGGCGCACGCCTGTACGGGGCCGACCCGGAGGACGGGGTCGGCGGCAACGGCGCGTTCTTCCTGCTGCTGGACGAGCCCGAGGTGTACGGGCTGCCGCCGGACCCGGTGGTGCCGACCCGCGACCTGCCCGCGATGTGGAAGCGGGCCGGGGTGGCGGCGCTGGCGTTCGCCGCGGCCGCGGTGGCGGCGTTCGCGGGAGGGCGTTGA